CATTGACGAGCGCGGAGGCTATGTGCCGGGCGCCGGACCGGCCGGCGACTTCCGCCCCGATCAGCGAGTCTTTGTCCCAGCGGGCCCATTCCTGCCCGCCCCAGCCGTTGAACACCCAGTCGACGGCGCCGAGACGCCCGTCGCCGTCGAGGACGAAGGTGGGGCCGATGTCCCGCATCCACGCATCGTTCAAGTCCGCGGTGAGCACCTCGACGGCGGGATCCAGGTAGCGCGCGGCGGTCAGGACGTCGTCGGGGGTGACCACCATGGTGACCGGCTCGAATTCGACGGCGGCATTGGCGACGGCCGCCCAGACTGTCCGCGCGGCGTGTGCCTCTTCGGCGGTGTCGCCGAGGGTGTAGCCGCCGGTAGGGAACGCCATCCAGATGCGCTCCTGCGGAGCCGTCTCGGCGGGCATGCGCCAGGGGCTCACGCGGTCACCTCGTGGTAGGTCGGTGCTTCGCCGCCGAGGGGCTGGTCGCGCCGTACGGGGTCGGTCAGCCGGGCGTAGGTGTCCGGACGGCGGGTGGCCAGGAACGGGAACAGCGTGAGCCAGTCCCTGCGCTGGTCCAGGTCCAGGTCGGCGACAAGGACGGCGGATTCGTCGCGTGGAGCCTGCGCCAGGATCCGGCCGTAGGGGTCCGAGATGAAGGAGGAACCGTAGAAGTTCAGCGTCCCCTCACTTCCCCAGCGGTTCGGCGCCACCATGAACAGGCCGTTGGCGATGCCGTTGCCGACGATCACCTGCTGCCAGAGTGGCTGGGTGTCGAAGTCCGGGTGGTCGGGTTCCGAGCCGATGGCCGTGGGATAGACCAGGATTTCCGCGCCACCCAGGGAATACAGGCGCGCGAGTTCCGGGAACCATTCGTCCCAGCAGGTGGGCATGCCCAGCCGGGCGCCGCCCAGTTCGGCGGGGGAGTGGACCTCGTAGGCGTCCTCCACGGCCGGGCCCGGGCGGAAGAACTTGTCCTCGTAGTAGCCTGCGGTCACCGGGATGTGAAGCTTATGCGTGCGCGCCAGCAGTTCGCCCTCGGGGGACACCAGGACGGACGTGTTCAGTCCCAGGCCGTCGTCCGAACCGTCCGGGTTCTCCGCCCGCTGGTACAGGGAGGCGTGGACGGTGATACCGTGCCGGCGGGCGGCCCCGGCGGCGAACCGGAACGTGGGGCCGGTCAGCAGGTCCTCGGCGAGGTCCGAGGGGCGCGGACGGGCGGCCCACGGACGGGATGTGTCGTTGTCGGGGAGCGTATCCGCCGGGTAGCGGGACAAAGTGAGTTCCGGCAGGAAGACGACGGTGGCTCCCAGCCGGGCGGCGCGTTCAATGCCCTCATCAAGTTCGGCGCTGAGTGCCGCGGCGTCGGCGTGCCAGCGGTGCTGGACTACCGCGATCCTCAGGGCGGGGCGGGCAGAGGGCCGCGTCCGTGCCAGGGAAGCGGGCGGTTCAAGGCAAGTGATTTCAATCATGGTGAATACTCCAGTGAGACGGTCGTCACTAAATGAATGACGTTCATTTAGTATTCACGTGGAGGGGTCCCTTGGCAAGGGAAAAATGAAGAATAGTCATTTTGTTAAGCCGCCCGCGAGATTCGGTGGCGCCGCTGTGGCGGCTGGGATAGTTTCGGATTACCCGAGAAACCGCTGACACCAGGAGGATCAATGAAGGCATCACCGACGCTGACGAATAATCTGCAGGCTGTGCTCGCGGACCTGATTGAACTGCACATCCAGGGCAAGCAGGCCCACTGGAACATCGTGGGAACGAACTTCCGCGACCTCCACCTGCAGCTGGATGAAATCATCGACGCCGCCCGTAACTTCGCGGATGACATGGCGGAGCGCATGCGTGCACTCCATGCCCTGCCGGACGGCCGCAGTGCCACGGTCGCCGAGACCACGAGCCTTGCGCAGTTCCCGCAGGGGCTGATCAGCACCAAGGACGCCGTAGACCGCATCGTCGCGGCCCTCGAAGCGGCTGTCGGCACCATGCGTAAGGTCCACGATGAAGTCGACGAGGAAGACCCCACGACGGCGGACCTGCTTCATGAGTTCATCGCCAAGCTCGAGCAGTACGCCTGGATGGTGGGCGCGGAGAACATGAAGGCCTCCGCCAGCGTGACCACCCCCGACAGTAAGTAAGACCGCATTACGTCAGCCCGGCACCGGATGATTCCGGTGCCGGGCTTTCTGTTTGGCGGGTGCGGGCGGAGGATGGCGGCCCGCCGGCGCTAAGTGGCCTTGGGCACTCCGCGGAGAACGACGGCGACGAGCGTTGCCGCTCCCGCCATCAGTACCAGCCCGATGGAGGCCGTCACATGGACGCCCGATTCAAACGCGACCCGGGCGGCGGACGTCAGGGCGTCCGCCAGCGGTGCGGGGAGCGAATGGGCGAGTTCCATGGCCCCGGCCAAGGTTTCCCGGGCCTGGGTGATCCCCTGCGCGGCGCCGGCAGGGCCGACGGCTGCGATGCCCTCCGGCAGGACCAGGTTCCGCTGGTAGGACGCCGTCAGGATCGAGCCGAGGACGGCCGTTCCGAGCAGTGAGCCAATCTCGTAACCGGTCTCCGAAATGGCCGCTGCCGCACCCGACTTCTCCGGCGGGACCGACCCCAGTATCAGGTCGTTGGAAATCGTTTCGGCTGCTCCCACGCCGAGGGCCAGGACCAGGAGTGCGCCCAGCAGGATGGCCGGACCGCCCGAGTGGTCCCCGAAGGCCACCATGAAGTAGCCGGTGGCGCTTAGGGAAAGACCTCCGGCCACCACAAAGCCTGGCCTTATTTTCCGCACCAGCGGGACCACCACCAGGCCTGCAACCACAGTGGCAACCAGCGCCGGGATCATGGCAATTCCGGCCTCCGTGGGCTGCTGGCCCTCCAGCAGCTGGAGGTGCTGGGCAAGGAACAGGATGAAGCCGTTGAAGGAAAAAAGCGCCAGGACATTGGCCGTGATGGCCGTGCTGAAGATCCTGTTTCCAAAGAGGCTGATGTCCAGTAGGGGGCTGGGCAGCCTCTTCTGGCGCCGGATGAAGGCGTAGCCCATGAGGAGTCCGAAACCGATGGCCGCCGCCGCCGGGCCGAAGCCCTCCGTTGCCAGCGACTTGATGCCGTAGACCAAGGGAACCATTGTCACCAGGGAGAGGGCGATGCTGGCGGCATCAACGGCTCCCGGGCTGGGGTCCCTGGATTCGGGAATCAGGGCCGGACCAAGCAGCAGGATAGGCAGCATGATGGGCACGGCCACCAGCAGGATTGCGCCCCACCAGTAGTGCTCCACGAGCCAGCCGCCGAAGATCGGCCCCAGCGCG
Above is a window of Arthrobacter sp. FB24 DNA encoding:
- a CDS encoding Dps family protein yields the protein MKASPTLTNNLQAVLADLIELHIQGKQAHWNIVGTNFRDLHLQLDEIIDAARNFADDMAERMRALHALPDGRSATVAETTSLAQFPQGLISTKDAVDRIVAALEAAVGTMRKVHDEVDEEDPTTADLLHEFIAKLEQYAWMVGAENMKASASVTTPDSK
- a CDS encoding MFS transporter; protein product: MGNSQSPSTPATQRLTSAAPAAIGSRAPGPRPGRDWLALALLMFPVLLVAVDNTALTFALPAIASSLDPTGVQLLWIIDAYPLVLAGLLVAMGSFGDRIGRRRLLLIGSTGFAAVSAATAFAPSAEWLIAGRAALGFFGAMLMPSTLSLIRNIFPDPNRRRLAIAIWAAGFSGGAALGPIFGGWLVEHYWWGAILLVAVPIMLPILLLGPALIPESRDPSPGAVDAASIALSLVTMVPLVYGIKSLATEGFGPAAAAIGFGLLMGYAFIRRQKRLPSPLLDISLFGNRIFSTAITANVLALFSFNGFILFLAQHLQLLEGQQPTEAGIAMIPALVATVVAGLVVVPLVRKIRPGFVVAGGLSLSATGYFMVAFGDHSGGPAILLGALLVLALGVGAAETISNDLILGSVPPEKSGAAAAISETGYEIGSLLGTAVLGSILTASYQRNLVLPEGIAAVGPAGAAQGITQARETLAGAMELAHSLPAPLADALTSAARVAFESGVHVTASIGLVLMAGAATLVAVVLRGVPKAT
- a CDS encoding nitrilase-related carbon-nitrogen hydrolase — its product is MIEITCLEPPASLARTRPSARPALRIAVVQHRWHADAAALSAELDEGIERAARLGATVVFLPELTLSRYPADTLPDNDTSRPWAARPRPSDLAEDLLTGPTFRFAAGAARRHGITVHASLYQRAENPDGSDDGLGLNTSVLVSPEGELLARTHKLHIPVTAGYYEDKFFRPGPAVEDAYEVHSPAELGGARLGMPTCWDEWFPELARLYSLGGAEILVYPTAIGSEPDHPDFDTQPLWQQVIVGNGIANGLFMVAPNRWGSEGTLNFYGSSFISDPYGRILAQAPRDESAVLVADLDLDQRRDWLTLFPFLATRRPDTYARLTDPVRRDQPLGGEAPTYHEVTA